The following are encoded together in the Glycine max cultivar Williams 82 chromosome 8, Glycine_max_v4.0, whole genome shotgun sequence genome:
- the LOC100780527 gene encoding callose synthase 2 isoform X2 — MICFLNFDVNVLYQMLMSLLSLGRFYAFELAHRLDPQSSGRGVRQFKTALLQRLEKENVTTHEGRKKSDAREMQTFYRQYYEKYIQALDKAADKDRAQLTKAYQTAAVLFEVLKAVNRTEDIPVSEEIIQAHTKVEEQKQLYVPYNILPLDPESGKEAIMRYHEIQAAVSALRNTRGLPWPKEHGNKVNEDILDWLQLMFGFQKDNVENQREHLILLLANVHIRQVPKPDQQPKLDDRALNEVMKKLFRNYKKWCKYLGRKSSLWLPTIQQEMQQRKLLYMGLYLLIWGEAANLRFMPECLCFIYHHMAFELYGMLAGNVSPLTGEPVKPAYGGDNEAFLMKVVKPIYDVIAKEAERSNMGKAKHSHWRNYDDLNEYFWSVDCFRLGWPMRVDSDFFSVPFPQQQHQVNKHEENRGPASDRWSGKTNFVEIRTFWHIFRSFDRMWSFYILCLQAMIIIAWNGSGKLSSIFDGDIFKQVLSIFITAAILKLAQAILDVFLSWKARKVMSLHVQLRYIFKAILAAAWVIILPVTYAYTWKNPSGFAQTIKNWFGNGTGSPSLFILAVFIYLSPNILSALLFVFPFIRQFLERSNNGVVKLMMWWSQPRLFVGRGMQEGPISLLKYTCFWVMLILSKLAFSYYLEIKPLVAPTKAIMNARVSVYRWHEFFPHARNNIGVVIAIWSPIILVYFMDTQIWYAIFSTIVGGIYGAFRRLGEIRTLELLRSRFDSIPGAFNACLIPTEQTEKKKKRGLKATFSRRFDQVASNKDKESARFAQLWNKIITSLREEDLIDNREMDLMLVPYSADRSLNLIQWPPFLLASKIPIAVSMAEDSLGKGQELEKRLSRDKYMKSAVEECYASFKSIINFLVLGERETMVIQNIFQRVDVHIENKAVLNELNLSAVPSLYERFVKLIERLLENKEEDKDSIVILLLDMLEIVTRDIMDGDIEGLLDSSHGGSYGKDERFTPLEKQYTFFGKLQFPVKTDIDAWTEKIKRLHLLLTVKESAMDVPSNLDARRRISFFSNSLFMDMPPAPKVRNMMSFSVLTPYFKEPVLFSLSHLGEPNEDGVSILFYLQKIFPDEWKNFVQRFDNKSEEKLRVENEEELRLWASYRGQTLTKTVRGMMYIRQALELQAFLDMAKDEELMKGYKAAELESKESTTGERSLWTQCQSLADMKFTYVVSCQQYSIHKRSGDPRAKEILKLMIKYPSLRVAYIDEVEEHSKGSSRKTDKVYYSALVKAALPAKSNDSSEAVQSLDQVIYKIKLPGPAILGEGKPENQNHAIIFTRGEGLQTIDMNQDNYMEEAFKMRNLLQEFLKQHDGPRMPTILGLREHIFTGSVSSLAWFMSNQEHSFVTIGQRLLAYPLKVRFHYGHPDVFDRLFHLTRGGVSKASKVINLSEDIFAGYNSTLREGNVTHHEYIQVGKGRDVGLNQISMFEAKIAAGNGEQTMSRDIYRLGHRFDFFRMLSCYYTTIGFYFSTLITVLTVYVFLYGRLYLALSGLEEGLNQKRAIRDNKALQVALASQSVVQIGFLLALPMLMEIGLERGFREALSEFVLMQLQLAPVFFTFSLGTKTHYYGRTLLHGGAEYKSTGRGFVVFHAKFADNYRLYSRSHFVKGIELMILLVVYHIFGHEYRGVLAYILITVTMWFMVGTWLFAPFLFNPSGFEWQKIVDDYTDWQKWISNRGGIGVSPEKSWESWWEKEHEHLRHSGKRGIATEIILSLRFFIYQYGLVYHLSITDKTQSVLVYGLSWMIIFVILGLMKGVSVGRRRLSADYQLLFRLIVGSIFLTFLAIFIILIAVAKMTIKDIIVCILAVMPTGWGILLIAQACKPLIKKTWFWGSVRALARGYEVIMGLLLFTPVAFLAWFPFVSEFQTRMLFNQAFSRGLQISRILGGQSNERSSNHKE, encoded by the exons ATGATATGCTTTCTGAACTTTGATGTGAATGTTCTTTATCAAATGCTCATGTCTTTATTGTCATTAGGTCGGTTTTATGCCTTTGAACTAGCTCACAGACTAGATCCCCAATCAAGTGGGCGTGGTGTTCGCCAATTCAAAACTGCTCTTCTTCAGCGCCTGGAGAAG GAAAATGTCACAACACAcgagggaaggaaaaagagtgaTGCTCGTGAAATGCAGACTTTTTATAGGCAGTACTATGAAAAGTATATTCAAGCGTTAGATAAAGCTGCTGATAAGGACCG TGCCCAGCTCACAAAAGCATACCAAACTGCTGCAGTTTTATTTGAGGTATTGAAGGCAGTTAATCGAACAGAAGATATTCCAGTATCTGAGGAG ATTATACAAGCTCATACTAAGGTTGAGGAACAGAAGCAATTATATGTCCCTTATAATATTTTGCCACTTGATCCAGAGAGTGGAAAAGAGGCTATAATGAGATATCATGAG ATTCAAGCTGCTGTTTCTGCACTCCGTAATACCAGGGGTTTGCCTTGGCCAAAGGAACATGGCAACaaagtaaatgaagacattctGGATTGGCTTCAGCTGATGTTTGGTTTCCAG AAGGACAATGTGGAAAATCAAAGGGAGCACTTGATTCTTTTGCTTGCAAATGTACATATACGACAAGTTCCAAAACCTGATCAACAACCCAAG TTGGACGATCGTGCTTTAAATGAAGTGATGAAGAAACTCTTTAGAAACTACAAAAAATGGTGCAAGTATTTGGGTCGCAAAAGTAGCCTTTG GTTGCCAACCATTCAGCAGGAAATGCAACAGcgcaaattattatatatgggTCTATATCTTCTCATATGGGGAGAAGCTGCAAATTTGAGATTTATGCCAGAATGCCTTTGTTTTATATACCATCAT ATGGCATTTGAGTTGTATGGGATGTTAGCTGGGAATGTTAGTCCACTGACTGGTGAACCTGTAAAGCCTGCCTATGGTGGTGATAATGAGGCTTTTCTTATGAAAGTAGTAAAACCAATATATGATGTAATAGCCAAg GAAGCTGAGAGAAGTAATATGGGAAAAGCAAAGCATTCTCACTGGAGAAATTATGATgatttaaatgaatatttttg GTCAGTTGATTGTTTTCGGCTAGGTTGGCCTATGCGTGTTGACTCTGATTTCTTCTCTGTTCCTTTTCCTCAACAGCAACATCAAGTTAACAAACACGAG GAAAACAGAGGTCCTGCTTCAGACCGGTGGAGTGGGAAAACTAATTTTGTTGAAATACGCACATTTTGGCATATATTTAGAAGTTTTGATAGAATGTGGAGCTTTTATATACTCTGTTTACAG GCGATGATAATCATTGCTTGGAATGGTTCTGGAAAATTAAGCTCAATATTTGATGGTGATATTTTCAAGCAAGTTCTCAGCATCTTCATAACTGCTGCAATATTGAAGCTTGCACAAG CCATTCTGGACGTATTCCTTAGTTGGAAAGCAAGGAAAGTCATGTCGCTTCATGTCCAGCTGCGGTATATATTTAAGGCAATTTTAGCTGCAGCTTGGGTCATAATTTTACCAGTTACTTATGCTTACACTTGGAAAAATCCATCTGGCTTTGCACAAACCATAAAGAATTGGTTTGGCAATGGTACAGGTTCCCCTTCTTTGTTCATTTTGGCTGTCTTCATCTACTTATCTCCAAATATACTCTCTGCACTGTTATTTGTGTTCCCATTCATTCGCCAGTTTCTTGAGAGGTCTAATAATGGTGTTGTGAAGCTCATGATGTGGTGGTCTCAG CCTCGACTCTTTGTTGGAAGAGGAATGCAGGAGGGTCCAATTTCCTTGTTGAA GTACACTTGTTTCTGGGTTATGCTAATTCTATCTAAATTAGCATTCAGCTACTACCTGGAG ATTAAGCCTCTTGTGGCTCCAACAAAAGCCATCATGAATGCTCGTGTATCAGTTTACAGATGGCATGAGTTCTTCCCTCATG CCAGAAACAATATTGGTGTAGTGATTGCAATATGGTCCCCTATCATACTT GTCTACTTTATGGATACACAGATTTGGTAtgccatcttctctacaatagtaGGAGGCATATATGGTGCATTTCGACGTTTGGGAGAG aTTCGAACATTGGAATTACTGAGGTCTCGGTTTGATTCAATTCCCGGTGCTTTTAATGCTTGCTTGATTCCCACAGAACAGactgagaagaaaaaaaagaggggaTTAAAGGCCACTTTTTCTCGGAGATTTGATCAG GTCGCTTCTAATAAAGATAAGGAATCTGCAAGGTTTGCACAGTTATGGAACAAAATAATCACTAGTCTGAGGGAGGAGGACCTGATTGATAATAG GGAGATGGATCTCATGCTTGTACCATATTCGGCCGACCGTTCTTTGAACCTCATCCAGTGGCCACCTTTCTTACTTGCTAGCAAG ATCCCAATAGCAGTGTCCATGGCCGAAGACAGTTTAGGGAAAGGACAAGAACTGGAGAAAAGATTGTCAAGAGACAAGTACATGAAATCTGCTGTTGAGGAATGCTATGCTTCttttaaaagtattattaaCTTCTTGGTTCTTGGAGAGCGTGAGACAAT GGTTATACAGAATATTTTTCAAAGAGTTGATGTGCACATAGAAAACAAAGCTGTGCTGAATGAATTGAATCTGAGTGCTGTCCCCAGTCTATATGAACGATTTGTCAAACTGATTGAACGTTTG TTGGAGAACAAAGAGGAGGACAAGGATTCAATTGTGATTCTCTTGCTTGACATGCTAGAGATTGTGACCAGAGACATAATGGATGGAGACATTGAGGG TTTGCTAGACTCAAGCCATGGTGGGTCTTATGGGAAAGATGAAAGGTTCACACCCCTTGAAAAacaatatacattttttggcAAACTTCAATTTCCTGTCAAAACAGATATTGATGCTTGGACAGAGAaa ATAAAAAGGCTTCATTTACTTCTTACTGTCAAGGAGTCGGCTATGGATGTTCCATCCAACTTGGATGCTAGGAGGCgtatttctttcttctctaattCATTGTTTATGGATATGCCACCTGCTCCCAAAGTTCGGAATATGATGTCCTTCTC TGTCTTGACACCTTACTTTAAGGAACCTGTTCTTTTCTCCCTAAGTCATCTGGGAGAGCCAAATGAAGATGGAGTCTCTATCCTCTTTTACTTGCAAAAGATATTTCCAG ATGAATGGAAAAACTTTGTTCAACGTTTTGATAATAAAAGTGAAGAGAAACTCAGAgtagagaatgaagaagaacttCGTTTATGGGCATCATACAGAGGCCAGACATTGACCAAAACTG TCCGAGGAATGATGTATATCCGACAAGCATTGGAGCTACAGGCTTTTCTTGATATGGCAAAGGATGAAG AATTAATGAAAGGTTACAAGGCTGCAGAACTAGAGAGCAAGGAAAGTACAACCGGTGAGCGGTCGTTGTGGACTCAATGTCAATCATTAGCTGACATGAAGTTCACTTATGTAGTTTCATGTCAACAATATAGTATTCATAAGCGATCTGGTGATCCCAGggcaaaagaaattttaaagcttATGATTAA GTACCCATCTCTTCGAGTTGCTTACATTGATGAGGTTGAAGAGCATAGCAAAGGCTCATCCCGAAAAACAGATAAGGTTTATTATTCAGCTCTAGTGAAAGCTGCATTACCAGCAAAATCAAATGATTCATCTGAAGCAGTTCAGAGTTTAGACCAG GTAATTTACAAGATAAAGCTTCCAGGACCTGCAATATTGGGTGAGGGGAAGCCAGAAAATCAAAACCATGCCATAATTTTCACACGTGGGGAAGGCTTGCAAACAATTGATATGAATCAG GATAATTATATGGAAGAAGCTTTCAAAATGAGGAATTTGCTGCAAGAATTTCTCAAACAACATGATGGTCCAAGAATGCCGACAATACTTGGACTCAGAGAGCATATATTTACTGGCAG TGTTTCATCCCTTGCGTGGTTTATGTCTAATCAGGAGCATAGTTTTGTGACAATTGGACAAAGATTGTTGGCTTACCCCTTGAA AGTGCGGTTCCATTATGGCCATCCAGATGTGTTTGATAGACTTTTCCACCTGACAAGAGGGGGGGTAAGCAAGGCTTCTAAGGTCATCAACTTGAGTGAGGATATATTTGCAG GTTACAACTCTACATTACGTGAAGGCAATGTCACTCATCACGAGTACATACAAGTGGGTAAAGGAAGGGATGTGGGTCTTAACCAGATATCAATGTTTGAAGCAAAAATCGCTGCTGGGAATGGTGAGCAAACAATGAGTAGAGACATATACAGGCTTGGACACCGTTTTGATTTCTTCCGAATGCTATCTTGTTATTACACTACCATTGGCTTCTATTTCAGTACCTTG ATAACTGTCCTCACAGTTTATGTATTCCTTTATGGACGCCTCTATCTTGCCCTTAGTGGACTCGAAGAAGGTTTGAACCAAAAAAGAGCTATTCGAGACAACAAAGCTCTTCAAGTAGCTCTTGCTTCTCAGTCAGTTGTGCAAATTGGATTTTTGTTAGCCTTGCCTATGTTGATGGAAATTGGCTTGGAGAGGGGATTTCGTGAGGCTTTAAGTGAATTTGTACTAATGCAACTACAGTTGGCTCCtgtatttttcacattttctcTTGGAACAAAAACACACTATTATGGAAGGACATTGCTTCATGGAGGTGCAGAGTACAAAAGCACTGGTCGCGGTTTTGTTGTGTTTCATGCCAAATTTGCTGATAACTATAGGCTTTATTCCCGCAGCCATTTTGTTAAAGGGATTGAATTGATGATTCTGCTTGTGGTCTACCATATATTTGGCCATGAATACAGAGGAGTGCTTGCCTATATTTTAATTACCGTAACAATGTGGTTCATGGTAGGGACATGGCTTTTTGCTCCCTTCCTTTTCAATCCATCAGGTTTTGAGTGGCAGAAGATAGTTGATGACTACACAGATTGGCAAAAATGGATAAGCAACCGTGGAGGCATTGGTGTATCTCCTGAAAAAAGTTGGGAATCCTGGTGGGAAAAGGAACATGAGCATCTCCGGCACTCCGGAAAGCGTGGTATCGCTACTGAGATAATATTATCCCTCCGCTTTTTCATTTATCAATATGGCCTTGTTTATCACCTTTCAATCACTGATAAGACTCAAAGTGTTTTG GTTTATGGTCTTTCTTGGATGATAATCTTTGTAATATTGGGTTTAATGAAG GGTGTATCTGTTGGCAGGCGCCGCCTCAGTGCAGACTACCAACTTCTATTTCGATTGATCGTGGGTTCTATTTTCTTAACATTCCTTGCCATCTTCATAATCCTAATAGCAGTTGCCAAGATGACAATTAAGGACATAATAGTCTGCATTCTTGCAGTCATGCCAACGGGCTGGGGAATTCTGCTG ATTGCACAAGCTTGCAAGCCTCTCATTAAAAAAACTTGGTTTTGGGGGTCTGTTCGAGCACTTGCACGCGGATATGAAGTAATAATGGGCTTGCTTCTCTTCACACCAGTTGCTTTCTTGGCATGGTTCCCATTTGTTTCAGAGTTTCAAACTAGAATGCTTTTCAACCAAGCTTTTAGCAGAGGTTTGCAGATTTCTCGTATTCTTGGTGGACAAAGTAATGAACGCTCCTCTAACCACAAAGAGTGA